One region of uncultured Methanolobus sp. genomic DNA includes:
- a CDS encoding cobalamin-dependent protein (Presence of a B(12) (cobalamin)-binding domain implies dependence on cobalamin itself, in one of its several forms, or in some unusual lineages, dependence on a cobalamin-like analog.) has protein sequence METDINWQMGYGMAADTTNILKFEEALLSLNSVAAQNIISSAFTEDNAFEIINDIIAPVLEKIGDMWVCGDIALSQEYMAGKMCEEIVEMLLPSDAPARKDTPVIGITTLGDEHMLGKRIVTSFIRASGFNIHDYGEMGPENVAMKVEEDGVDVLMVSTLMLNLAYDVKKLREIFDRKNIGARIIVGGAPFLFDRNLWKEVGADAMAVDAMESISKIHDVLEYSK, from the coding sequence ATGGAAACCGATATTAACTGGCAAATGGGGTATGGTATGGCGGCTGATACAACTAATATACTAAAATTTGAAGAAGCACTTCTATCACTAAACAGTGTAGCTGCACAAAACATAATATCTAGTGCATTTACTGAAGATAATGCTTTTGAAATTATCAATGATATAATTGCTCCTGTTCTTGAAAAAATTGGTGACATGTGGGTTTGCGGGGATATTGCATTGTCACAGGAGTACATGGCAGGTAAAATGTGCGAAGAGATTGTGGAAATGCTACTACCCTCGGACGCTCCTGCCAGAAAAGATACGCCTGTTATAGGCATCACAACCCTGGGTGATGAACACATGCTGGGGAAACGTATTGTAACATCTTTTATCAGGGCAAGCGGATTCAACATTCATGATTACGGTGAAATGGGGCCTGAAAATGTTGCCATGAAGGTGGAAGAAGATGGTGTTGATGTACTGATGGTCTCTACTCTAATGCTTAATCTTGCCTATGATGTTAAAAAGCTCAGGGAAATATTCGATCGGAAAAATATCGGTGCCAGGATCATAGTTGGTGGTGCACCTTTTTTGTTTGACCGTAATCTCTGGAAAGAGGTTGGTGCTGATGCCATGGCTGTAGATGCCATGGAATCCATTAGTAAGATACATGATGTTCTGGAGTATTCAAAATGA